The proteins below come from a single Agrobacterium vitis genomic window:
- a CDS encoding MarR family transcriptional regulator, translated as MAKKDKTEKKKKSGKSKDEVKQAKLGLSGELGMAITQASRSFRTVQTRLLTGSGLYSGQEGVVLLLAEEEGLTPGLLAQRLGVKAPTMTRTIGRMEAQGFVERRGSDADGRQTKVFLTEMGRATVEKIADANVAVERHATRGFSSKQVKVLMKLLAAIDANLLAPADAQRPDLVDEPLAD; from the coding sequence ATGGCTAAAAAAGATAAGACCGAGAAAAAGAAGAAATCCGGCAAGTCCAAAGACGAGGTGAAACAGGCGAAACTTGGCTTGAGTGGCGAGTTGGGCATGGCAATCACCCAGGCGTCACGCAGTTTTCGCACGGTGCAGACGCGGCTTTTGACCGGCAGCGGGCTCTATTCCGGGCAGGAGGGCGTGGTGCTGCTGCTGGCTGAGGAGGAAGGGTTGACGCCCGGCCTTCTGGCGCAGCGCTTGGGCGTCAAGGCGCCGACCATGACCCGCACCATCGGGCGCATGGAGGCGCAGGGCTTTGTCGAACGGCGCGGCTCGGATGCCGATGGCCGCCAGACGAAAGTGTTCCTAACAGAAATGGGGCGGGCCACGGTGGAAAAGATCGCCGATGCCAATGTTGCGGTGGAGCGCCATGCTACCCGTGGCTTTAGCAGCAAGCAGGTGAAAGTGTTGATGAAACTGCTTGCCGCCATCGATGCCAATCTACTGGCGCCTGCCGACGCACAACGGCCCGACCTGGTCGATGAACCCCTGGCTGACTGA
- a CDS encoding methyl-accepting chemotaxis protein has protein sequence MKLSISSTVIISGVILAVGVVVTLATAMQTLQRLKVNGPIYQQIVDSKDLIADILPPPLYVVEAYSLSNEAALHTEVAATNIDRLKLLKSQYQERRDYWKGTTLPDTLRSKLQQDVLVKGDAFWAQMDQSVVPALTGQNPLELKTALTELKTRFHVHEAAVNELVDMGNVYGKSRETEAAAETASRETISYALGGTLIALSLASILIVQRRALSPLRHMTTAMTAMAHGDLDTPPPYATRTDEIGEIAHALSIFRDAGLEKRRLEQEADASRASTEEQRRQREAERAAEAQALRRVVEELGDGLHRLAECNMRTTLDTPFDARFDTLRSDFNDSILTLQTTLKQVLDETGSLQTNSREMRDAADSLAKRTEQQAAALEETAAALEEVASTVKASTTRTRETRSLVRDARDCTTASNEVVNNAITAMQRIESVSGEIGTIIGVIDEIAFQTNLLALNAGVEAARAGEAGKGFAVVAQEVRELAQRSAGAAKQIKTLVDRSSTEVASGVKLVGTAGDALTQIGGFVTKIDDNIDAITKAAEEQAIGLQQISSSVNSLDQMTQQNAAMVEETNAISQTLADGAISLAALVNRFQLPATPMARAA, from the coding sequence ATGAAACTCAGCATATCCTCTACAGTGATTATTTCCGGCGTCATTCTCGCCGTGGGCGTCGTCGTCACACTTGCAACGGCTATGCAGACCCTACAGAGGCTAAAGGTGAATGGACCGATCTACCAGCAGATCGTCGACAGCAAGGATCTGATCGCCGATATTCTACCGCCGCCACTTTATGTGGTTGAAGCGTATTCCCTGAGCAATGAGGCAGCACTGCACACCGAAGTCGCTGCCACCAATATCGATCGCCTGAAATTGCTGAAAAGCCAGTATCAGGAGCGTCGGGACTATTGGAAAGGTACGACACTACCCGATACGTTGCGCAGCAAATTGCAGCAGGACGTTCTGGTCAAGGGCGATGCATTCTGGGCGCAGATGGATCAGTCCGTCGTTCCGGCCCTGACCGGCCAAAACCCGCTTGAACTGAAAACAGCCCTCACCGAATTGAAAACGCGCTTCCATGTCCATGAAGCCGCCGTCAACGAACTTGTCGATATGGGCAATGTGTATGGCAAGAGCCGCGAAACCGAAGCTGCCGCCGAGACCGCATCGCGCGAAACCATCAGCTATGCGCTGGGGGGTACGCTGATCGCGCTTAGCCTTGCCTCCATTCTCATCGTTCAACGCCGCGCCCTGTCGCCGCTGCGCCATATGACCACGGCGATGACCGCCATGGCCCATGGCGATCTCGATACGCCTCCTCCCTATGCGACCCGCACCGATGAAATCGGCGAAATCGCCCATGCGCTGTCGATCTTTCGCGATGCCGGCCTGGAAAAGCGCCGCCTGGAGCAGGAGGCCGATGCCAGCCGCGCCAGCACGGAAGAGCAGCGCCGGCAGCGTGAGGCCGAGCGGGCCGCCGAGGCGCAAGCCCTGCGCCGCGTGGTCGAAGAACTTGGCGACGGTCTGCACCGGTTGGCCGAGTGTAACATGCGCACCACGCTAGACACGCCGTTCGATGCCCGTTTCGACACTCTTCGCAGCGATTTCAACGACTCCATCCTGACGCTTCAGACCACTCTAAAGCAGGTTCTCGATGAGACCGGTTCTCTGCAAACCAATAGCCGCGAGATGCGGGACGCCGCCGACAGCCTGGCCAAGCGCACCGAGCAACAGGCCGCCGCCCTTGAAGAAACCGCAGCAGCGCTCGAAGAGGTTGCCTCGACCGTGAAGGCCTCCACCACAAGAACCCGCGAAACCCGCAGCCTGGTGAGAGATGCCCGTGACTGCACGACGGCCTCCAATGAGGTGGTCAACAATGCCATTACTGCCATGCAGCGGATTGAGAGTGTCTCCGGTGAAATCGGCACAATCATCGGCGTGATCGATGAGATCGCCTTCCAGACCAACCTTCTGGCGCTGAATGCCGGTGTGGAAGCGGCCCGCGCTGGGGAAGCCGGCAAGGGCTTTGCCGTGGTGGCCCAGGAAGTGCGCGAACTTGCCCAACGCTCGGCAGGTGCCGCCAAGCAGATCAAAACGCTGGTGGATCGTTCCAGCACGGAAGTGGCAAGCGGCGTGAAACTGGTAGGAACCGCTGGCGATGCCCTGACCCAGATCGGCGGCTTTGTCACCAAAATCGATGATAATATCGATGCCATCACCAAGGCCGCAGAAGAACAGGCTATCGGCCTTCAGCAGATCAGCAGTTCGGTCAACAGTCTCGACCAGATGACCCAGCAGAATGCTGCCATGGTCGAAGAAACCAATGCCATCAGCCAGACGCTGGCCGACGGCGCCATCTCGCTGGCAGCCCTCGTCAATCGCTTCCAACTGCCGGCAACCCCCATGGCCCGGGCGGCGTGA
- a CDS encoding CobW family GTP-binding protein: protein MSEAAVKPTPVTVLTGYLGAGKTTLLNRILSENHGKKYAVIVNEFGEIGIDNDLIVESDEEIYEMNNGCVCCTVRGDLIRVVEGLMRRPDRFDGIIVETTGLADPVPVAQTFFMDDDVRAKTELDAVVALVDAKHLPLRLKDSREAEDQIAFADVVVINKADLVTHEELHRIEDIVRAINPSARIYTTTRSGVDLSKVLNQGAFNLERALENDPHFLSHEDDHVCGPDCDHDHGHDHHHHDHGHDHHDHDHGHDHGHGHHHHDHGPSPIHDVTVTSISLRGGEMNPDRFFPWIQKVTQTDGPNILRLKGIIAFKGDAERYVVQGVHMIIEGDHQRPWKDGEKHESRLVFIGRELDREKLENSFKACEAAA, encoded by the coding sequence ATGAGTGAAGCAGCCGTAAAACCCACACCCGTTACCGTGCTGACCGGCTATCTCGGCGCAGGCAAGACCACGCTTCTCAACCGGATTCTGTCGGAAAACCACGGCAAGAAATACGCTGTCATCGTCAATGAATTCGGCGAAATCGGCATCGACAATGATTTGATCGTCGAATCCGACGAAGAAATCTATGAGATGAACAATGGCTGCGTCTGCTGCACGGTGCGCGGCGATCTGATCCGGGTCGTCGAAGGACTGATGCGCAGGCCTGACCGTTTCGACGGTATCATTGTCGAAACCACCGGCCTTGCCGATCCGGTGCCTGTCGCCCAGACCTTCTTCATGGATGACGATGTGCGCGCCAAGACCGAGCTGGATGCCGTCGTTGCCCTTGTGGATGCCAAGCACCTGCCGCTGCGCCTCAAAGACAGCCGCGAAGCCGAAGACCAGATCGCCTTTGCCGATGTCGTTGTTATTAACAAGGCCGATCTCGTCACCCATGAGGAATTGCACCGGATCGAGGATATCGTCCGCGCCATCAATCCCTCGGCCCGGATCTACACCACCACCCGCTCTGGCGTAGACCTCTCGAAAGTGCTGAACCAGGGCGCCTTCAACCTGGAACGGGCGCTGGAAAATGATCCGCACTTTCTGAGCCATGAGGACGACCATGTCTGCGGCCCTGATTGCGACCATGACCATGGACACGATCATCATCATCACGACCACGGGCATGACCACCACGACCATGATCATGGGCATGACCATGGTCATGGACATCACCACCATGACCACGGTCCCTCGCCTATTCATGATGTGACCGTCACTTCGATATCGCTACGCGGTGGCGAAATGAACCCGGATCGCTTCTTCCCCTGGATTCAGAAGGTCACGCAGACCGATGGTCCGAACATCCTGCGCCTGAAGGGCATTATCGCCTTCAAGGGCGATGCCGAGCGCTATGTGGTGCAGGGTGTTCACATGATTATCGAGGGCGACCACCAGCGTCCCTGGAAAGATGGCGAAAAGCATGAAAGCCGCCTGGTGTTCATCGGCCGGGAACTGGACCGAGAAAAGCTGGAAAACAGCTTCAAGGCCTGCGAGGCTGCAGCATGA
- a CDS encoding GNAT family N-acetyltransferase — translation MTAVINTVRAFFAQPAFKIDAETPADVVAREALLDRAMGPDRRTKSSEKIRRGRVPAEGLALVARDRKGHVIGTVRLWNIEAGVNAEGQVIDALLLGPLAVDAAHEGKGVGSQLMRAALMEAKGRGHGAVLLVGDAAYYERFGFFAAKTMHLVMPGPFARDRFLALELIHGWLDGAVGMISASGRKLTAPARRKAA, via the coding sequence ATGACCGCTGTTATCAACACCGTGCGCGCTTTTTTTGCGCAGCCTGCCTTCAAGATCGATGCTGAAACTCCCGCCGATGTCGTGGCGCGCGAGGCCTTGCTGGACCGCGCCATGGGGCCGGACCGCCGCACGAAGTCGTCTGAAAAGATCCGCCGTGGCCGTGTGCCCGCTGAAGGGCTGGCGCTGGTGGCGCGTGACCGCAAGGGCCATGTGATCGGCACTGTGCGCCTGTGGAATATTGAGGCTGGCGTCAACGCTGAAGGCCAGGTTATCGACGCGCTGCTGCTCGGACCGCTGGCCGTCGATGCCGCGCATGAAGGCAAGGGCGTTGGCTCACAGCTGATGCGCGCTGCCCTGATGGAAGCCAAGGGCCGTGGTCACGGTGCCGTGCTTCTGGTCGGCGATGCCGCTTATTACGAGCGCTTCGGCTTTTTTGCCGCGAAAACCATGCATCTTGTCATGCCGGGACCGTTTGCTCGCGACCGTTTCCTGGCGCTGGAACTGATCCACGGCTGGCTGGACGGCGCTGTCGGCATGATCTCGGCTTCTGGCCGCAAGCTGACCGCACCGGCCCGTCGCAAGGCGGCATAA
- a CDS encoding alkaline phosphatase family protein: protein MSASLCLIPTAPAAAEVNTATPIKHLVVIFQENVAFDHYFATYPKAANVEGEPAFTAAPQTPADIDTLAHAGLLEDNPNKTNPGNGPDATAPFRLDRTQAATNSQNHGYTAEQAAYDNFAMDLFPANTGRGTKGAAGAFGTKGQVMGYYDGNTVTALWNYAQNFALNDRSFSTNFGPSTPGAINLVSGQTNGVTLPPGYTLEKDGTYAKGEVVPDGNGGWTMISDLDPTGDVCSKGQTALMTGRNIGDLLNDKGLTWGFFEGGFDLTLNNPNGTTGCKRTTTSAITKVDEVDYIPHHQPFQYYPSTANPQHIRPSSVAAIGTSQDGGANHQYDINDFYAVLSNGTLPAVNFLKAPAYQDGHAGYSDPLDEQEFVANVVNKLQQSPEWKDTAVVLLYDDSDGWYDHAHNVVNPSSIPVKGYDVLDGAACGTGTPLPGVNGQPVQGRCGYGTRQPLLVISPYAKQNYVDHTLTDQTSVMRFIEDNWMAGQRLGGGSFDAIAGSLNGMFDWSHARSDTLILDPKTGLKS from the coding sequence ATGTCTGCGTCTCTCTGTCTCATCCCCACCGCCCCGGCGGCGGCTGAGGTCAATACGGCAACGCCGATCAAGCATCTGGTGGTGATCTTCCAGGAAAACGTCGCCTTCGACCATTATTTCGCGACCTATCCGAAAGCTGCCAATGTCGAGGGTGAGCCCGCCTTTACCGCCGCGCCGCAGACGCCTGCGGATATCGATACGCTGGCCCATGCCGGCCTGCTGGAGGACAATCCCAACAAGACCAATCCGGGCAATGGCCCCGATGCCACCGCCCCATTCCGTCTCGATCGCACCCAGGCGGCCACCAATTCGCAGAACCATGGCTATACCGCCGAACAGGCCGCCTATGACAATTTCGCCATGGACCTGTTTCCCGCCAATACCGGGCGCGGCACCAAGGGCGCAGCCGGTGCCTTTGGCACCAAAGGCCAGGTCATGGGCTATTATGACGGCAATACCGTTACGGCGCTGTGGAACTACGCTCAGAATTTTGCCCTGAACGACCGATCTTTCTCCACCAATTTCGGCCCCTCGACCCCCGGCGCCATCAACCTCGTGTCCGGCCAGACCAATGGCGTGACCCTGCCGCCCGGCTACACGCTGGAAAAGGATGGCACCTATGCCAAGGGCGAAGTCGTGCCTGATGGCAATGGCGGCTGGACGATGATTTCCGATCTCGACCCCACCGGCGATGTTTGCTCGAAAGGCCAGACAGCCCTGATGACCGGCCGCAATATCGGCGACCTCCTGAACGACAAGGGCCTGACCTGGGGCTTTTTCGAGGGCGGCTTCGATCTGACGCTCAACAATCCCAATGGCACGACCGGTTGCAAGCGCACAACGACATCGGCAATCACCAAGGTCGATGAAGTCGATTACATTCCCCATCACCAACCCTTCCAATACTATCCCTCGACCGCCAATCCCCAGCATATCCGCCCGAGTTCGGTCGCCGCCATCGGCACCAGCCAGGACGGCGGCGCCAACCACCAGTATGACATCAATGATTTCTATGCGGTTCTGAGCAACGGCACTCTGCCCGCCGTCAATTTCCTGAAGGCGCCTGCCTATCAGGACGGCCATGCCGGTTATTCCGATCCGCTTGATGAGCAGGAATTCGTTGCCAATGTCGTCAACAAACTCCAGCAATCGCCAGAGTGGAAGGACACCGCCGTGGTATTGCTTTATGACGATTCCGACGGCTGGTACGACCATGCCCATAACGTCGTCAATCCGTCCAGCATTCCCGTCAAAGGCTATGATGTGCTTGACGGTGCGGCCTGCGGCACCGGAACGCCCTTACCCGGCGTCAATGGCCAGCCAGTCCAGGGCCGTTGCGGCTATGGCACCCGTCAGCCATTGCTGGTGATCTCGCCTTATGCCAAGCAAAACTATGTCGACCATACCCTGACCGACCAGACCTCGGTCATGCGGTTTATCGAGGATAACTGGATGGCGGGGCAAAGGCTGGGCGGCGGCTCCTTCGATGCCATTGCAGGCTCCCTGAACGGCATGTTCGATTGGTCCCATGCCCGCAGCGATACGCTGATCCTCGATCCGAAGACTGGCCTGAAAAGCTAA
- a CDS encoding LacI family DNA-binding transcriptional regulator, producing MAQKIKLSTIAESLGLSTATVSLALRDSPLVAADTREKIKDQARLLGYIYNRRAASLRTSRSGIIGVVVHDIMNPFYGEILKAIESELDRSRQTFILSNHYDSVEKQRTFIETLLQLGGDGVIMSPAIGSPPEDVMLAEDNGMPAILIARSMDGLALPTYRGDDSYGISLATNHLIGLGHRVIAMVGGTDQTSTGRDRYQGYVNALRKAGIAVDPNLRLPGPRTKQGGFEAAVNFLSLPQKPTAAVCWNDLVAIGLMNGISRAGLVPGRDISVTGYDDLEEASIATPALTTVSNGQAEVGRLAARALLDKLAGSHEPDGIHLIKPEMRIRQSTGPVKHRDE from the coding sequence GTGGCGCAAAAGATCAAACTATCGACCATTGCCGAAAGTCTCGGCCTGTCTACCGCCACGGTATCGCTCGCTTTGCGCGATAGTCCGCTGGTGGCGGCAGATACGCGCGAAAAGATCAAGGACCAGGCACGGCTGCTTGGCTATATCTATAACCGTCGCGCCGCCAGCCTGCGTACCTCGCGCTCCGGCATTATCGGTGTTGTCGTTCATGACATCATGAACCCGTTTTACGGCGAAATTCTGAAAGCCATTGAAAGCGAGCTGGACCGCAGCCGCCAGACGTTCATTCTGTCCAACCATTACGATTCGGTGGAAAAGCAGCGGACCTTCATTGAAACACTGCTGCAACTGGGCGGTGACGGGGTGATCATGTCGCCTGCCATCGGCTCACCGCCGGAGGATGTGATGCTGGCCGAAGACAACGGCATGCCCGCCATCCTGATAGCCCGTTCCATGGACGGGCTGGCCCTTCCGACCTATCGCGGCGATGACAGCTACGGCATTTCGCTGGCCACCAACCACCTGATCGGCCTTGGCCACCGCGTCATCGCCATGGTTGGCGGCACCGATCAAACCTCGACGGGGCGCGACCGCTATCAGGGCTATGTCAACGCCTTGCGCAAGGCGGGCATTGCCGTCGATCCCAATCTGCGCCTTCCCGGACCGCGCACCAAACAGGGTGGTTTCGAGGCGGCGGTGAATTTTCTGTCGCTGCCACAAAAGCCGACGGCGGCGGTGTGCTGGAACGATCTGGTCGCTATCGGATTGATGAATGGCATATCGCGTGCCGGGCTGGTGCCGGGCCGCGATATATCCGTCACCGGCTACGACGACCTGGAGGAAGCCTCTATTGCCACGCCGGCACTGACCACTGTGTCAAACGGACAGGCGGAAGTGGGCAGGCTTGCGGCGCGCGCGCTTCTGGATAAGCTGGCGGGCAGTCATGAGCCTGATGGTATTCACCTGATCAAGCCTGAAATGCGTATCCGCCAATCGACTGGCCCCGTTAAACATCGAGACGAATAG
- a CDS encoding cytochrome-c peroxidase, producing MAVFNEKSRLPLLALALLSLAFAGLGWAAQTLAETPTQAETGAPAQLSAVAQLGKALFFDQSLSGSGRMSCASCHDPAHHYAPANTQAVQRGGPDLNLPGIRPVPSLAYKIATPAFSVGVENAAEEAQEASPMAEASGTALAAQTAVIAGPVAGQPLVKAVAAANNAVPQGGMFWDGRADSLEDQALGPLLSPFEMANSDAQALYDKIKAGYGAQLTALFGKQVMEDQSMALSEIGFALARYQVEDPSFHSYSSKYDAYLRGQAQLTPAEQRGLALFDDPKKGNCASCHLDKRGGDGQMPAFTDYEFEALGVPRNSDIPANSDRLYFDLGICGPMRHDEFSAQPQNCGLFKTPTLRNVAERGVYFHNGVYRTLEEATRFYVARDTDPASIYPKKSDGSIDKFNDMPDAYRGNIDVIDAPMDRKPGQPPALNETEIRDVVAFLKTLTDGWGAQQR from the coding sequence ATGGCAGTGTTTAACGAAAAATCCCGCCTGCCGCTGCTGGCGCTGGCCCTTCTGAGCCTTGCCTTCGCGGGCTTAGGCTGGGCGGCCCAGACATTGGCGGAAACCCCGACACAGGCCGAAACCGGCGCACCCGCCCAGCTCAGTGCCGTGGCACAATTGGGCAAGGCGCTGTTTTTCGACCAGAGCCTGTCTGGTAGCGGCAGGATGTCCTGCGCTAGCTGCCATGATCCCGCCCATCATTACGCCCCAGCCAACACACAGGCGGTACAGAGGGGTGGACCCGATCTCAACCTGCCGGGTATCCGCCCCGTGCCAAGCCTTGCCTACAAGATCGCCACGCCTGCCTTCTCTGTGGGCGTGGAAAATGCCGCCGAGGAGGCGCAGGAAGCCTCGCCGATGGCAGAAGCTTCCGGTACGGCGCTTGCCGCGCAAACTGCGGTGATCGCCGGGCCGGTCGCTGGCCAACCTCTCGTCAAAGCCGTGGCCGCCGCCAACAATGCCGTTCCCCAGGGTGGCATGTTCTGGGATGGGCGCGCCGACAGCCTGGAAGACCAGGCACTGGGGCCGCTTTTATCGCCCTTTGAAATGGCCAATAGCGATGCGCAGGCACTCTATGACAAAATTAAAGCCGGATATGGCGCGCAACTGACGGCCTTGTTCGGCAAACAGGTGATGGAGGACCAATCCATGGCCTTGTCGGAAATCGGCTTTGCTCTCGCCCGCTATCAGGTGGAAGACCCGTCCTTCCATTCTTATTCCAGCAAATATGATGCCTATCTGCGCGGACAGGCGCAGCTTACACCGGCTGAGCAGCGTGGGCTCGCCTTGTTCGACGATCCGAAAAAGGGCAATTGCGCCTCCTGCCACCTGGATAAGAGGGGCGGCGACGGACAGATGCCGGCATTTACCGATTACGAATTCGAGGCGCTCGGGGTGCCGCGCAATTCTGATATTCCCGCCAATTCCGACAGGCTCTATTTCGATCTCGGCATTTGCGGGCCGATGCGCCATGACGAATTTTCCGCCCAGCCGCAAAATTGCGGGTTGTTCAAGACCCCTACCCTGCGCAATGTCGCCGAGCGCGGCGTCTATTTCCACAATGGCGTTTATCGCACGCTGGAGGAAGCCACGCGCTTTTATGTGGCCCGTGACACTGATCCGGCCAGCATCTATCCGAAAAAATCGGATGGCAGCATCGACAAGTTCAACGACATGCCAGACGCCTATCGCGGCAATATCGATGTGATCGATGCGCCCATGGACAGAAAGCCCGGCCAACCGCCCGCATTGAACGAGACGGAAATCAGGGATGTCGTGGCTTTTTTGAAAACACTGACCGATGGGTGGGGTGCGCAGCAACGCTAG
- a CDS encoding OmpW/AlkL family protein, with translation MSTNRTLGLIALAPLAFASLSLATPLASAADLTPAASAPQAESLLTPYSPWQVRARALAVVPNDGGSVDGIGGSDLSYSNSVTPEVDFSYFFNRNIAAELILGTTSANVNAGGSIGSLGKLGKVWILPPTVTLQYHFTDFGKFQPYVGAGVNYTMFYNQSATGSATKLDVKNTFGAAVQVGFDYMINDKWGVNFDVKKYYLRPDFEATVGGSKVKGTAKLDPWLIGAGVTYRF, from the coding sequence ATGTCAACGAACCGCACCCTTGGCTTGATAGCGCTTGCGCCCCTTGCTTTCGCATCGCTGTCTTTGGCGACGCCTCTGGCCTCTGCGGCGGATCTGACACCGGCGGCAAGCGCTCCGCAAGCCGAATCGCTGCTGACGCCCTACAGCCCCTGGCAGGTCCGCGCCCGTGCGCTGGCCGTGGTACCCAATGATGGCGGCTCGGTGGATGGCATTGGTGGTTCCGATCTGTCCTACAGCAACAGCGTCACGCCGGAAGTCGATTTCAGCTATTTCTTCAATCGCAACATCGCTGCCGAACTCATTCTCGGCACGACGTCAGCGAACGTCAATGCCGGGGGCTCAATCGGTAGCCTGGGCAAGCTCGGCAAGGTCTGGATCCTGCCGCCAACGGTAACGCTGCAATATCACTTCACGGACTTCGGCAAGTTCCAGCCCTATGTTGGCGCGGGCGTCAACTATACGATGTTCTACAATCAGTCGGCGACCGGTTCCGCCACCAAGCTCGATGTCAAGAATACCTTTGGTGCTGCCGTGCAGGTCGGTTTCGACTACATGATCAACGACAAGTGGGGCGTCAACTTCGACGTCAAGAAATACTATCTGCGTCCGGATTTCGAAGCGACCGTTGGTGGCTCCAAGGTCAAGGGCACTGCCAAGCTCGATCCATGGCTGATCGGCGCCGGTGTGACGTACCGCTTCTAA
- a CDS encoding creatininase family protein, whose amino-acid sequence MSHPEPHFERNDPALTPADRAGWIAVLPLGAHEQHGPHLPFETDTIIAQGVVDRLILALPDTLPVTFLPVEPVGYSVEHMDVFGTRTLTFNEAVERWLSIAETLSGQGIRKLMMLNAHGGNSPLMTVVATEARIRFSMLAVATSWTRFGQPEGLIRPEDKAIDIHGGDIETSVMLALRPDLVAMDKAQNFSSRQSEFAARFTHLRAYGPHAFGWKMADLNPLGVAGNASAATAEKGENLLSHAVHGLVELLWDIHDFDIEKAFELPPHSSYMG is encoded by the coding sequence ATGTCCCATCCAGAACCACATTTCGAGCGCAACGATCCGGCCCTTACGCCCGCCGACAGGGCAGGTTGGATTGCTGTTCTGCCGCTCGGCGCCCATGAACAGCATGGACCGCATCTGCCTTTCGAGACCGACACGATCATCGCACAAGGGGTCGTGGACCGGCTGATCCTAGCACTGCCCGACACCCTGCCCGTCACCTTTCTGCCCGTCGAGCCGGTCGGCTATTCCGTCGAGCATATGGATGTATTCGGTACGCGCACGCTTACCTTTAACGAGGCCGTGGAGCGCTGGCTCAGCATCGCCGAAACCCTGAGCGGCCAAGGCATTCGTAAGCTGATGATGCTCAACGCCCATGGCGGCAATTCGCCCTTGATGACCGTGGTCGCCACCGAAGCGCGCATCCGTTTTTCGATGCTGGCTGTGGCCACCAGCTGGACGCGCTTCGGCCAGCCGGAAGGCCTGATCCGGCCTGAAGACAAGGCCATCGACATTCATGGTGGCGACATCGAAACTTCGGTCATGCTCGCATTGCGTCCAGACCTGGTCGCTATGGACAAGGCTCAGAATTTCTCGTCACGGCAAAGCGAGTTTGCCGCCCGTTTCACCCATTTGCGCGCCTATGGCCCGCATGCCTTCGGCTGGAAAATGGCGGACCTCAATCCGCTAGGCGTCGCCGGAAATGCCAGTGCGGCAACGGCAGAAAAAGGCGAAAACCTGCTTTCCCATGCCGTTCACGGACTTGTGGAGCTCCTGTGGGATATCCATGACTTTGATATCGAGAAAGCCTTTGAACTGCCACCCCACTCGTCCTATATGGGGTAA
- a CDS encoding WD40 repeat domain-containing protein, producing MPTVAPLDLEGHVLTAAFLGDIPVFVTAAGAVHRLDGGEQVTETGSGLLTAIKDDHNQTLLTGGEDGKVLRIAHDGTVTELAHAPRKWISVIAAGPQGAVAYGYGKSAFVRLASGVVHTYEEERSVEGMAFAPKGLRIAISRYNGVTLRFAAAEGKPVDLEWKGAHTGVSFSPDNRFVVTTMQENALHGWKLDGAGSDTRHMRMTGYPAKVKSISWSAKGKWLASSGAPAAIVWPFSSKDGPMGKAPQELGTRANIMVTQVAFHPAEDVLAIGYIDGMVLAVRLADSKEALLRRPGKGAITSLGWSASGKLLAFGSEAGDCGVIDISG from the coding sequence ATGCCGACTGTTGCCCCGCTCGATCTGGAAGGCCACGTACTAACCGCGGCCTTCCTTGGAGACATTCCGGTTTTCGTCACAGCGGCTGGCGCCGTTCACCGTCTGGATGGCGGCGAGCAGGTCACCGAAACCGGGTCGGGCCTGCTGACCGCCATCAAGGACGACCATAACCAGACGCTTTTGACCGGCGGCGAGGACGGCAAAGTGCTGCGCATCGCTCATGATGGCACGGTCACAGAGCTGGCGCACGCGCCGCGCAAGTGGATTTCCGTGATTGCAGCCGGGCCGCAAGGCGCGGTTGCCTATGGTTATGGCAAATCCGCCTTTGTGCGCTTGGCAAGCGGTGTGGTGCACACCTATGAGGAGGAGCGCTCCGTCGAGGGTATGGCCTTTGCGCCCAAGGGCTTGCGCATCGCCATTTCCCGCTACAATGGCGTGACGTTGCGCTTTGCGGCAGCCGAGGGCAAGCCAGTCGATCTGGAATGGAAGGGCGCCCATACTGGCGTCAGTTTTTCGCCCGACAACCGTTTCGTCGTCACCACCATGCAGGAAAATGCCCTGCATGGCTGGAAGCTGGATGGTGCTGGCAGTGATACCCGCCATATGCGCATGACCGGCTATCCCGCCAAGGTGAAGTCGATCTCCTGGTCGGCCAAGGGCAAATGGCTCGCCTCTTCCGGCGCCCCCGCTGCGATCGTCTGGCCCTTTTCCTCCAAGGACGGCCCGATGGGCAAGGCCCCGCAAGAGCTGGGCACACGCGCCAATATCATGGTCACCCAGGTCGCCTTCCATCCCGCAGAAGATGTGCTGGCCATCGGCTATATTGACGGCATGGTGCTGGCGGTGCGCCTGGCCGACAGCAAGGAGGCGCTGCTGCGCCGCCCAGGCAAGGGCGCCATTACCAGCCTGGGTTGGAGCGCCAGCGGCAAGTTGCTGGCCTTCGGGTCTGAAGCTGGCGATTGTGGCGTGATAGATATCTCCGGCTGA